The Acinetobacter lwoffii genomic sequence TACGGCATAAACCAGAAGTGCAGCACTTTTTCGTTTATACAAGAGAACTGCGGTCGCAATAAAGAGAATACCTGCAATGATGTAGTACCAAGACCCACCCAGCACTGCAAGATAAATCCCTCCAATCAGCAGTCCTATACCGAAAACAGCGGCAATGACCGCTAAAATCGTTTTCAGTACCGAACCTGATGATGAAGTATTCATATTGAACACCTATAAAAGTTTTTTTGAAAGTCCATGCACATGACAGGCATGAGCACCCTTATTGTTAAATTCTGAGTTATAAATACATCAATGTCTTAAGCAGGCATTGCCCATTACTGCAACAAAGTACCTAGAGATTCAATAGTGTATTTGCAACTAAAAACTATGTTTTAAAATGACGTATTAAACTTGATTCCGCCCACCCATACATTTTCACCGTCTTTGTCCGCACCGACGTGACGCACATATTGCACATTCGGGCGAATAGTGAGCCAGTTGGTGGCATGTAAGCCATAATAAATTTCTGCATCGATTTCTTGATGATGGTCAGTACTGACATCGTCATTCATGTTGATGCGTGCAATACCAAATGCGATTTCATCTTGAGGGCGTGAATCCATTGCACCCTTATAAACCAGTCCAATATTTTGCATATCGCTGACGGTATTGGTTTTGGAGTCATGCACTGTCGCATTTATAAAGCCGGTCAAACCACGCGAAGTATCTCCGTCATGTGCAGTCAATTGTTGCTTGGCAACGATCCAGCCACCGTGGTGGTGATCTGTTTGATCTGGATTGGAAATGACTTCAGCATCCGCTGTACTGTAGTAATAACCGGCACGATATTCACCCGGTAGTTTCTGTTCACCCAGTTTAGGCGTCCAAACCACTTCTGCAGGAAGCATTGCCCCTTTAGAACCATCCGTACTCAGATTAAACCCTTTACCACGTTCCAGATTCTCAGGGTTGTACTCATAAGCACCGACTTGGGCATAAAATTCAGGGTTAATATTGTATTTGACCCGTGCAGCCCATTGGCTTACCGGCCAGTTGTACCACTGATCACCGACCCAGTTCCCGACTTGTGAACCGCATAGGGCCAGATTCTGAAAATCGCAGTCAAAACTGTTGAAGTCTTCACCTTCACCGAAGCGCCCGACTTTCACATCCAGTTTTTGTTCCAGGAATTTTTTCTTGATCCATAAATCAGTCAGACGCCAGGTTTGACCACGGCCCCAGACCTCTTGTACTGAACTCAAATGACCGTTTAAAGCAGCAGCGCTTTGAGACAGTGACTGACCGTTACGCTGGGTCACTGTTATTTGTGCTTCAGTGTCTTGCCAACCTGCAATTTTTGCCAGATCCAGATGTGCCCCAAAAACAAACTGGTCCGCATATTCAGTTCTATGGTTTGAAGATCTTTGCGCATCGATCAAGGTTGCCATTTCACCGGTATAACCAAAACTGAAATCATAGCCCTGGTTTTGGAGCGCTGTACGTTGCCCGTTCCAGTCACCGAGCATCCACGGGCTTTCCGAACTGAAAGCAGCTTCAGCATGCACAGTGGTCGTGGTTAAGATGAAAGAGGCACAGCAAAGGTAAACGGCCTTCGATAATGGGGAGAGATACATTGAATGTGATACCTTCATCACAATATGAAGTTTTTTATTATACGCCTGTTGATTTTAAAAAATCGTTACTAATAGATAAAAAGTATGAATAAAATGTTATATTTATTAGTATTATTATATGCTTTTTGTAAATTTAAAATTTATAAGTATCTGTTTATCATCATATTAAATTTAACAACATCAAACCATAGTTCCAAAGAAAAATTTGATATTCATCAGATAGATTTAGCTTTAATTTCTTATAAAAGATTCAGAGATAAATCAGCTCCATTACTATTTAATTTTCTTCATTTCAAATCATGCAACGCTACATTTTTTGTTGATTGAATACTGAATCACTATTGCGATAAGGCTTTTAAAAACATGAAAAAATTATTGTCATTTCACCATAAACTTTTAAAAATTAGATTATGCTAAAGTTATTCTGATAAGAAATTGCGTCGCTTTAAAACAATAATCTAGCTTAATAGACGAGAACAAGCATGAAAGGTTCAATCCTTGATTTTTCTATTCAACACAATACCGGTTTTATCTCGGGGGATGATAATCAGCGCTATAGCTTTAATGGCGCGGACTGGCGTAGTGAGCGTCCACCTTCACGCGGTGATCGGGTCGATTTTATCGTCAAT encodes the following:
- a CDS encoding carbohydrate porin; this encodes MYLSPLSKAVYLCCASFILTTTTVHAEAAFSSESPWMLGDWNGQRTALQNQGYDFSFGYTGEMATLIDAQRSSNHRTEYADQFVFGAHLDLAKIAGWQDTEAQITVTQRNGQSLSQSAAALNGHLSSVQEVWGRGQTWRLTDLWIKKKFLEQKLDVKVGRFGEGEDFNSFDCDFQNLALCGSQVGNWVGDQWYNWPVSQWAARVKYNINPEFYAQVGAYEYNPENLERGKGFNLSTDGSKGAMLPAEVVWTPKLGEQKLPGEYRAGYYYSTADAEVISNPDQTDHHHGGWIVAKQQLTAHDGDTSRGLTGFINATVHDSKTNTVSDMQNIGLVYKGAMDSRPQDEIAFGIARINMNDDVSTDHHQEIDAEIYYGLHATNWLTIRPNVQYVRHVGADKDGENVWVGGIKFNTSF